Genomic segment of Amphibacillus xylanus NBRC 15112:
CATTTTTCAGTATCGATATATTTGACATCGTAATGCCAACCTTCTCAGACAATTCTGTCACACTCATTTTTCTTTTTGCTAACATCACATCAAGATTTACGATAATTGCCATTCATTCCACCTCAGACCGTTAAATCATTTTCTTCTTTATAATCAATCGCCTTTTGTAGGAGTCTTTGGAGAACAGAAGCAAAGACTGCAATAGAAAACGAAGCACCAATAATGACAATGCCTATCACAATAACCCCAGGTGCATCATCCCATTCTGCGACGATGTATAACATCGGTAGCGTCAGAACATATAAACCACTAATTATTTTGGCGTAGTTTTTTACTTTGGTTAAAGCTGTGACAGCCACTTGTGAAAATGCTTGATCCTTCTCAATATAAGTCAATAATTTTACCGTTTGATACAAAGCTAAACAAAATGGAACTGCAGTCACGTACATGACAAGTACAATACCAAGAATAGCATATCCGATTGAATCACCGTCTGTGACAAAACCAAATGCACCGCCTGCCATTTTCGGCAATACATATAGGCCCAAAAATAAAACTGGAATTGTCATCGCAATAATAATGACTTTCAAAAACATCGTTGAAACTTGCCTCATCGATCCAACACCTCATTTAATCATTTTTCACATTGATTATAAATTATTATTTATCGTTTATCAATAAATATTTGATAATAATTAATAAATTGTTGTTGTCTTGAGGTTAAAACTTTTGTCGCTCTTAGTCGATTGGAATAAAAATAACAGTATGTGCATTAAAAAA
This window contains:
- a CDS encoding DUF2975 domain-containing protein — translated: MRQVSTMFLKVIIIAMTIPVLFLGLYVLPKMAGGAFGFVTDGDSIGYAILGIVLVMYVTAVPFCLALYQTVKLLTYIEKDQAFSQVAVTALTKVKNYAKIISGLYVLTLPMLYIVAEWDDAPGVIVIGIVIIGASFSIAVFASVLQRLLQKAIDYKEENDLTV
- a CDS encoding helix-turn-helix domain-containing protein; its protein translation is MAIIVNLDVMLAKRKMSVTELSEKVGITMSNISILKNGKAKAIRFSTLDEICKVLDCQPGDILEYRSDDESE